From the genome of Niabella agricola, one region includes:
- a CDS encoding TonB-dependent receptor — translation MRPAIRLFAFLCLFCLYHSIALAQPGTITGTVKNSETGEGINAASVIVSGSVSGTYTSTAGNFSIRVSSLPVKIIVSSVGYATQELTVSSYEPVTVSMVLGTALGQEVVVSASRTAERLIESPVTVERVSAAAIRNTPAASYYDIISKLKGVDVVNASLTFTSPTTRGFGGSGNTRFNQQVDGIDNQAPALNFSVGSVVGLGELDVESMELLPGASSALYGSGGMNGTLLVNSKNPFNYTGLSFQAKTGVMNLDNKWRGASPYYNFSLRWAQKVSEKFAYKITSEYIHAKDWLARDYRNYGRVGTNGMIKDGTRDTDPNYDGVNVYGDETTINLRALVLNAIGAQVPFWQSYISQLPGNIPVSRTGYTEDELADPNTVNYKLAGALHYKITPRVEAILMGQFGTGNTIYTGSDRYSLKDLKIAQYKFELRSDNWFARAYTTQENAGESHNLTATARQFNELWKPSTQWYQEYGFAYLNAKMAGMGDLDAHNQARAVADAGRPEAGSAEFKRMWDSVRLKPIYKNGGLFLDKSDLYVAEGQYNFSSLLNHVVDVLVGGNWRQFVLNSEKTLFHEVNGPIKINELGAYMQVGKEIIKDRLKLTASGRYDKNQYFKGKFTPRITAVIQPAKDHNIRLSYQTAYRFPSTQQQWIDLTVGSGTLIGGNKVIWEAYDLINNPGYSAPEFIANPANRIPVTYKEIKPESVASYELGYKALIKNKVLLDAYVYTGQYENFIGRRDVVQFYDQSDPTKYRGISVVVNSDVKVRTFGWGMSIDWRLPSNFAVNGNISSDEIKDVPDNFRASFNSPKYRTLLGLSNTGFGPKDLFGFNVSWRWQDKIDFEGDFASGRINPTHIVDAALMYRLPAIKSQLKLGANNLLNQYYINAIGNPSIGGLYYLAFTYNLQ, via the coding sequence ATGAGACCTGCGATTCGCCTATTTGCCTTTTTATGCCTGTTCTGCCTCTATCATTCCATAGCGCTTGCCCAGCCCGGAACCATTACCGGTACTGTTAAAAACAGCGAAACAGGGGAAGGAATCAATGCGGCTTCCGTGATTGTTTCCGGGAGTGTTTCGGGGACCTACACCAGTACAGCCGGCAACTTTTCCATCCGTGTATCCTCGCTGCCGGTTAAAATCATTGTCAGTTCCGTTGGATATGCCACACAGGAGCTAACGGTGAGCTCCTATGAACCGGTAACCGTTTCCATGGTATTAGGTACGGCCCTCGGGCAGGAAGTAGTGGTTTCGGCCAGCCGTACGGCCGAGCGCCTGATTGAATCACCTGTTACAGTAGAACGGGTCAGTGCAGCCGCGATCAGAAATACCCCTGCAGCCAGTTACTATGACATTATTTCAAAATTGAAAGGAGTAGACGTGGTAAACGCATCCCTCACCTTCACATCACCCACCACCAGGGGATTTGGCGGGAGCGGTAATACCCGTTTCAACCAGCAGGTAGACGGGATCGATAACCAGGCGCCTGCCCTTAACTTTTCCGTAGGAAGCGTGGTAGGCCTAGGTGAGCTGGACGTGGAAAGTATGGAGTTGCTGCCCGGCGCCTCCTCCGCGTTGTACGGCTCGGGAGGTATGAACGGTACGCTGCTCGTAAACAGCAAAAACCCCTTTAATTATACCGGGCTTTCGTTCCAGGCAAAGACCGGGGTGATGAACCTGGATAACAAATGGAGAGGCGCATCGCCGTACTATAATTTCTCGCTGAGGTGGGCCCAGAAGGTATCCGAGAAATTTGCATATAAGATTACTTCTGAATATATACATGCAAAGGACTGGCTGGCGCGGGATTACCGGAACTATGGGCGCGTGGGTACCAACGGAATGATCAAAGACGGCACGCGGGATACGGATCCCAACTATGATGGAGTGAATGTATATGGTGATGAAACCACCATTAATTTAAGAGCGCTGGTGCTGAATGCCATTGGAGCCCAGGTGCCGTTCTGGCAATCCTATATCAGCCAATTGCCAGGTAATATTCCCGTTTCAAGAACCGGATATACAGAAGACGAACTGGCCGACCCCAATACCGTCAACTATAAGTTGGCGGGAGCGCTGCATTATAAGATCACGCCAAGAGTTGAGGCGATTCTGATGGGACAGTTTGGAACGGGGAATACCATTTATACCGGTAGCGACCGGTATTCGCTGAAAGATCTGAAAATTGCACAATACAAGTTTGAACTGCGGTCCGACAACTGGTTTGCCCGGGCATACACCACGCAGGAAAACGCCGGGGAATCACACAATCTTACCGCTACCGCGCGCCAGTTTAACGAACTGTGGAAGCCCAGCACCCAATGGTACCAGGAATATGGCTTTGCCTACCTGAATGCAAAAATGGCCGGCATGGGCGACCTGGATGCGCATAACCAGGCCCGCGCGGTGGCAGATGCAGGCCGGCCGGAAGCCGGGTCTGCAGAATTCAAAAGAATGTGGGATTCTGTGCGCTTAAAACCCATTTACAAAAACGGGGGCTTGTTCTTAGACAAATCGGATCTGTACGTAGCCGAAGGACAATATAATTTTTCATCCCTGCTCAATCATGTGGTGGATGTGCTGGTAGGCGGCAACTGGCGGCAATTTGTGTTAAACAGCGAAAAAACCCTGTTCCATGAAGTGAACGGTCCCATTAAAATCAATGAGCTGGGCGCCTACATGCAGGTGGGAAAAGAAATCATAAAGGACCGCTTAAAATTGACCGCTTCGGGCCGGTACGATAAGAATCAGTATTTCAAGGGTAAGTTTACACCCCGGATCACGGCAGTAATCCAGCCGGCAAAAGATCATAATATCCGTTTGTCGTACCAGACGGCCTACCGGTTCCCCAGCACCCAGCAGCAATGGATCGACCTTACAGTTGGCAGCGGCACATTGATCGGGGGAAATAAAGTGATATGGGAAGCCTATGACCTGATCAATAATCCGGGGTATTCAGCACCCGAGTTTATCGCCAACCCAGCCAACAGGATCCCGGTAACGTATAAGGAAATTAAACCGGAAAGTGTAGCCAGTTATGAACTGGGCTACAAAGCGCTGATTAAAAACAAGGTACTGTTGGACGCTTATGTATATACCGGGCAGTATGAAAACTTTATCGGAAGACGGGATGTGGTGCAATTCTATGATCAAAGCGATCCCACCAAATACCGGGGGATTTCGGTGGTGGTAAACTCCGATGTAAAAGTTAGAACGTTTGGCTGGGGGATGAGTATCGACTGGAGACTGCCGTCAAATTTTGCAGTGAACGGTAATATTTCTTCCGATGAGATCAAAGATGTACCTGATAATTTCCGGGCATCGTTCAATTCGCCTAAATACAGGACCTTGCTCGGATTGAGC
- a CDS encoding phosphoribosylaminoimidazolesuccinocarboxamide synthase — protein sequence MSNFNFPGQTAFYKGKVRDVYTINDERLVMIASDRISAFDVILPRPIPFKGQVLNQIAAYMLHATRDICENWLQQVPAPNASIGIKCIPFKIEMVVRGHLTGHAWRTYQSGKRELCGVPLPEGMRENEAFPTPIITPSTKADEGHDEDISKEEIIRQGLASESEWNELERLALALFKRGQELAAKQGLILVDTKYEFGKKDGAIMLMDEIHTPDSSRYFYADGFEERLAAGEKQKQLSKEFVREWLIANGFMGKEGQTVPEMSDDWIQTISNRYIELYEKVIGTAFQPEPVSDEELYHRIVKALEA from the coding sequence ATGTCAAACTTTAATTTCCCGGGCCAGACCGCTTTTTATAAAGGCAAAGTGCGCGATGTGTATACCATCAACGATGAACGGTTGGTAATGATCGCTTCCGACCGTATTTCTGCTTTCGATGTGATCCTGCCCCGTCCGATCCCCTTTAAAGGACAGGTGCTGAACCAGATAGCAGCGTATATGCTCCATGCCACCCGCGATATTTGTGAAAACTGGCTGCAGCAGGTTCCGGCCCCCAATGCCTCCATAGGAATCAAGTGCATTCCGTTTAAAATTGAGATGGTGGTTCGGGGGCATTTAACCGGGCATGCCTGGAGAACCTACCAGTCTGGAAAACGGGAATTATGCGGGGTGCCGCTGCCCGAAGGCATGCGGGAAAATGAAGCATTTCCGACACCGATTATTACCCCCAGCACCAAGGCTGACGAAGGGCACGACGAAGACATCAGTAAAGAAGAGATCATTCGCCAGGGACTGGCCTCAGAAAGTGAATGGAACGAACTGGAGCGATTGGCACTGGCGCTTTTCAAACGCGGACAGGAACTGGCGGCAAAGCAGGGCCTCATCCTTGTAGATACCAAATACGAATTTGGCAAAAAAGACGGCGCGATCATGCTGATGGATGAGATCCATACGCCCGACAGTTCCCGGTATTTTTATGCCGATGGATTTGAAGAACGTTTGGCAGCCGGCGAAAAGCAAAAACAGCTCAGCAAAGAATTTGTACGGGAATGGCTCATCGCCAACGGCTTTATGGGCAAGGAAGGGCAAACCGTTCCGGAAATGAGCGATGACTGGATCCAAACCATCTCGAACCGTTATATCGAATTATACGAAAAAGTGATCGGAACCGCGTTTCAACCGGAGCCGGTAAGCGATGAGGAATTGTATCACCGGATTGTAAAAGCGCTGGAAGCATAA
- a CDS encoding SMUG2 DNA glycosylase family protein, whose translation MVTVAEKVIDFNRHLHYTGKLPDGFRVMNPYLDNPETLQVMRRFYNRYYNDRHRRKFIIGINPSRHGAGVTGVPFTDTKRLEQVCGIRMQSAYTHEVSSVFMYDVIAAWGGAARFYNEFYINSPFPLAIVRSTEGSKWVNANYYDDPALFEMVKPFMIASMKKHISLGLDTSEVFILGKKNAAFINKLNAAARLFDKAIVLEHPRYIEQYRSKDKQLYIDKYIRALGGAL comes from the coding sequence ATGGTAACAGTTGCAGAAAAGGTAATTGATTTTAATCGTCATTTGCATTATACCGGCAAATTACCAGATGGCTTCCGGGTGATGAATCCCTACCTGGATAATCCTGAAACCCTGCAGGTGATGCGGAGATTTTATAATCGATATTATAACGATCGCCACCGGCGGAAATTTATCATCGGCATTAATCCAAGCCGCCACGGGGCTGGCGTAACAGGCGTACCCTTTACCGATACCAAAAGACTGGAACAGGTTTGTGGTATCAGGATGCAGTCGGCTTACACGCATGAAGTCTCCTCGGTATTTATGTATGATGTGATTGCAGCCTGGGGTGGTGCGGCCCGCTTTTATAATGAATTTTACATCAATTCGCCCTTCCCGCTGGCAATTGTCCGGAGCACAGAAGGAAGCAAATGGGTGAATGCGAACTATTATGACGATCCGGCGCTTTTTGAAATGGTAAAACCATTTATGATTGCGTCGATGAAAAAGCATATCAGCCTGGGATTGGATACTTCGGAGGTGTTTATCCTGGGAAAGAAAAACGCAGCGTTTATCAATAAGCTGAATGCTGCTGCCCGCTTATTTGATAAAGCCATTGTATTGGAGCATCCCCGTTATATTGAGCAATATCGGTCGAAGGACAAACAGCTGTATATTGATAAATACATCCGGGCGCTGGGTGGTGCCCTTTAA